The Labeo rohita strain BAU-BD-2019 chromosome 19, IGBB_LRoh.1.0, whole genome shotgun sequence genome window below encodes:
- the LOC127182280 gene encoding zinc finger protein 853-like isoform X16: MQMLSCLVLTFLKMLKKKVKHQDLSRQPKVEKHQDLSHQPKVEKHQGLSHQPKVEKHQDLSRQPKVEKHQGLSRQPKVEKHQDLSQQPKVEKHQGLSRQPKVEKHQDLSQQPKVEKHQDLSRQPKVEKHQDLSHQPKVEKHQDLSRQPKVEKHQGLSRQPKVEKHQDLSQQPKVEKHQGLSRQPKVEKHQGLSPQPKVEKHQDLSRQPKVEKHQGLSRQQKVEKHQDLSPQPKVEKHQGLSRQPKVEKHQDLSRQPKVEKHQDLSPQPKVEKHQGLSRQPKVEKHQGLSPQPKVEKHQDLSRQPKVEKHQGLSRQPKVGKHQDLSRQPRVEKHQGLSQQPKVEKHQDLSRQPRVEKHLSQQLKVKKHQDLSRQPKVEKHQGLSQQPKVEKHQGLSRQPKVEKHQDLSRQPKVEKHQGLSQQPKVEKHQDLSRQPKVEKHQDLSRQPKVEKHQDLSRQPKVEKHLSQQLKVEKHQDLSRQPKVEKHQDLSRQPKVEKHLIQQPKVEKHQDLSRQPKVEKHQDLSHQPKVENHQGLSRQPKVEKHQDLSRQPKVEKHQGLSRQPKVEKHQGLSRQPKVEKHQDLSRQPKVEKHQGLSRQPKVEKHQGLSRPKVANII; this comes from the exons ATGCAGATGTTGTCCTGCCTGGTTCTGACATTtctgaaaatgttgaaaaagaaGGTGAAGCATCAGGATCTCAGTCGTCAGCCGAAGGTGGAGAAGCATCAGGATCTCAGTCATCAGCCGAAGGTGGAGAAGCATCAGGGTCTCAGTCATCAGCCGAAGGTGGAGAAGCATCAGGATCTCAGTCGTCAGCCGAAGGTGGAGAAGCATCAGGGTCTCAGTCGTCAGCCGAAGGTGGAGAAGCATCAGGATCTCAGTCAGCAGCCGAAGGTGGAGAAGCATCAGGGTCTCAGTCGTCAGCCGAAGGTGGAGAAGCATCAGGATCTCAGTCAGCAGCCGAAGGTGGAGAAGCATCAGGATCTCAGTCGTCAGCCGAAGGTGGAGAAGCATCAGGATCTCAGTCATCAGCCGAAGGTGGAGAAGCATCAGGATCTCAGTCGTCAGCCGAAGGTGGAGAAGCATCAGGGTCTCAGTCGTCAGCCGAAGGTGGAGAAGCATCAGGATCTCAGTCAGCAGCCGAAGGTGGAGAAGCATCAGGGTCTCAGTCGTCAGCCGAAGGTGGAGAAGCATCAGGGTCTCAGTCCTCAGCCGAAGGTGGAGAAGCATCAGGATCTCAGTCGTCAGCCGAAGGTGGAGAAGCATCAGGGTCTCAGTCGTCAGCAGAAGGTGGAGAAGCATCAGGATCTCAGTCCTCAGCCGAAGGTGGAGAAGCATCAGGGTCTCAGTCGTCAGCCGAAGGTGGAGAAGCATCAGGATCTCAGTCGTCAGCCGAAGGTGGAGAAGCATCAGGATCTCAGTCCTCAGCCGAAGGTGGAGAAGCATCAGGGTCTCAGTCGTCAGCCGAAGGTGGAGAAGCATCAGGGTCTCAGTCCTCAGCCGAAG GTGGAGAAGCATCAGGATCTCAGTCGTCAGCCGAAGGTGGAGAAGCATCAGGGTCTCAGTCGTCAGCCGAAGGTGGGGAAACATCAGGATCTCAGTCGTCAGCCGAGGGTGGAGAAGCATCAGGGTCTCAGTCAGCAGCCGAAGGTGGAGAAACATCAGGATCTCAGTCGTCAGCCGAGGGTGGAGAAGCATCTCAGTCAGCAGCTGAAGGTGAAGAAACATCAGGATCTCAGTCGTCAACCGAAGGTGGAGAAGCATCAGGGTCTCAGTCAGCAGCCGAAGGTGGAGAAGCATCAGGGTCTCAGTCGTCAGCCGAAGGTGGAGAAGCATCAGGATCTCAGTCGTCAGCCGAAGGTGGAGAAGCATCAGGGTCTCAGTCAGCAGCCGAAGGTGGAGAAACATCAGGATCTCAGTCGTCAACCGAAGGTGGAGAAGCATCAGGATCTCAGTCGTCAGCCGAAGGTGGAGAAGCATCAGGATCTCAGTCGTCAGCCGAAGGTGGAGAAGCATCTCAGTCAGCAGCTGAAGGTGGAGAAACATCAGGATCTCAGTCGTCAGCCGAAG GTGGAGAAGCATCAGGATCTCAGTCGTCAGCCGAAGGTGGAGAAGCATCTCATTCAGCAGCCGAAGGTGGAGAAACATCAGGATCTCAGTCGTCAACCGAAGGTGGAGAAGCATCAGGATCTCAGTCATCAGCCGAAGGTGGAGAATCATCAGGGTCTCAGTCGTCAGCCGAAGGTGGAGAAGCATCAGGATCTCAGTCGTCAGCCGAAGGTGGAGAAACATCAGGGTCTCAGTCGGCAGCCGAAGGTGGAGAAACATCAGGGTCTCAGTCGTCAGCCGAAGGTGGAGAAGCATCAGGATCTCAGTCGTCAGCCGAAGGTGGAGAAACATCAGGGTCTCAGTCGGCAGCCGAAGGTGGAGAAACATCAGGGTCTCAGTCGGCCCAAGGTGGCAAACATCATataa
- the LOC127182280 gene encoding uncharacterized transmembrane protein DDB_G0289901-like isoform X4, with protein MGSLQYVAVFIVVAIFKCEGKKHFSNSETLSYKYIKHNWMEKIENNRLLSTISMPGTHQSSRYLKTSTPKFQAWSLHNQMDAGVRFFDLHVSSNSIKVKTPGSIQESETLDYFLKTMMGFLVKQEKETLLLRVTPDEGAVAQVTKLLNHKKWSVWKDKEIPTLGQVRGKIVLIQSSTLKLGLPVHVTELNADMNTKEMQMRENIKLASQKCEQEMMLAYTGATGESEDPAEIAKTLNKKVDDYLLSLKGDNRPHCVGIIAIDFPGPKLIRTIINFNGKLGKGSQIVEDSGGNADVVLPGSDISENVEKEGEASGSQSSAEGGEASGSQSSAEGGEASGSQSSAEGGEASGSQSSAEGGEASGSQSSAEGGEASGSQSAAEGGEASGSQSSAEGGEASGSQSAAEGGEASGSQSSAEGGEASGSQSSAEGGEASGSQSSAEGGEASGSQSSAEGGEASGSQSAAEGGEASGSQSSAEGGEASGSQSSAEGGEASGSQSSAEGGEASGSQSSAEGGEASGSQSSAEGGEASGSQSSAEGGEASGSQSSAEGGEASGSQSSAEGGEASGSQSSAEGGEASGSQSSAEGGEASGSQSSAEGGEASGSQSSAEGGEASGSQSSAEGGEASGSQSSAEGGEASGSQSSAEGGETSGSQSAAEGGETSGSQSSAEGGEASGSQSSAEGGETSGSQSAAEGGETSGSQSAQGGKHHIKKIIKKVKCHKVHVRPQPSPLL; from the exons atgggAAGCCTTCAATACGTTGCTGTGTTTATAGT GGTGGCTATCTTTAAGTGTGAGggtaaaaaacatttcagcaactCTGAAACTCTCAGTTACAAGTATATCAAGCACAACTGGatggaaaaaatagaaaataacaggCTTCTATCAACTATATCAATGCCTGGAACACACCAAAGCAGTAGATACTTAAAAACGTCCACACCAAAGTTCCAAGCATGGTCACTGCACAACCAAATGGATGCAGGCGTGCGTTTTTTTGACTTGCACGTGTCCTCCAACAGCATCAAGGTTAAGACTCCAGGAAGCATCCAGGAATCAGAGACCCTTGACTATTTTTTGAAAACTATGATGGGGTTCCTTGTGAAACAGGAGAAAGAGACACTGTTGCTTAGAGTGACTCCAGATGAGGGTGCTGTTGCTCAAGTCACAAAAttgttaaatcataaaaaatggtCTGTGTGGAAAGACAAAGAGATTCCAACTTTGGGCCAGGTGAGAGGCAAAATAGTCTTGATTCAGAGTTCAACATTGAAATTAGGACTTCCTGTTCATGTCACAGAACTAAATGCAGACATGAATAcaaaagaaatgcaaatgagAGAAAATATTAAGTTAGCTTCACAAAAGTGTGAGCAGGAGATGATGCTTGCATACACTGGGGCCACAGGAGAATCAGAGGACCCAGCAGAAATCgcaaaaacactaaataaaaaagttgacGATTATCTCCTAAGTCTTAAGGGAGACAATAGACCACATTGTGTAGGTATAATTGCTATTGACTTCCCTGGTCCAAAACTCATCAgaacaattattaattttaatggcAAATTAGGGAAGGGGTCACAGATAGTAGAGGACTCAGGTGGGAATGCAGATGTTGTCCTGCCTGGTTCTGACATTtctgaaaatgttgaaaaagaaGGTGAAGCATCAGGATCTCAGTCGTCAGCCGAAGGTGGAGAAGCATCAGGATCTCAGTCATCAGCCGAAGGTGGAGAAGCATCAGGGTCTCAGTCATCAGCCGAAGGTGGAGAAGCATCAGGATCTCAGTCGTCAGCCGAAGGTGGAGAAGCATCAGGGTCTCAGTCGTCAGCCGAAGGTGGAGAAGCATCAGGATCTCAGTCAGCAGCCGAAGGTGGAGAAGCATCAGGGTCTCAGTCGTCAGCCGAAGGTGGAGAAGCATCAGGATCTCAGTCAGCAGCCGAAGGTGGAGAAGCATCAGGATCTCAGTCGTCAGCCGAAGGTGGAGAAGCATCAGGATCTCAGTCATCAGCCGAAGGTGGAGAAGCATCAGGATCTCAGTCGTCAGCCGAAGGTGGAGAAGCATCAGGGTCTCAGTCGTCAGCCGAAGGTGGAGAAGCATCAGGATCTCAGTCAGCAGCCGAAGGTGGAGAAGCATCAGGGTCTCAGTCGTCAGCCGAAGGTGGAGAAGCATCAGGGTCTCAGTCCTCAGCCGAAGGTGGAGAAGCATCAGGATCTCAGTCGTCAGCCGAAGGTGGAGAAGCATCAGGGTCTCAGTCGTCAGCAGAAGGTGGAGAAGCATCAGGATCTCAGTCCTCAGCCGAAGGTGGAGAAGCATCAGGGTCTCAGTCGTCAGCCGAAGGTGGAGAAGCATCAGGATCTCAGTCGTCAGCCGAAGGTGGAGAAGCATCAGGATCTCAGTCCTCAGCCGAAGGTGGAGAAGCATCAGGGTCTCAGTCGTCAGCCGAAGGTGGAGAAGCATCAGGGTCTCAGTCCTCAGCCGAAGGTGGAGAAGCATCAGGATCTCAGTCCTCAGCCGAAGGTGGAGAAGCATCAGGGTCTCAGTCGTCAGCCGAAGGTGGAGAAGCATCAGGATCTCAGTCGTCAGCCGAAGGTGGAGAAGCATCAGGGTCTCAGTCGTCAGCCGAAG GTGGAGAAGCATCAGGATCTCAGTCGTCAGCCGAAGGTGGAGAAACATCAGGGTCTCAGTCGGCAGCCGAAGGTGGAGAAACATCAGGGTCTCAGTCGTCAGCCGAAGGTGGAGAAGCATCAGGATCTCAGTCGTCAGCCGAAGGTGGAGAAACATCAGGGTCTCAGTCGGCAGCCGAAGGTGGAGAAACATCAGGGTCTCAGTCGGCCCAAGGTGGCAAACATCATataaaaaagattattaaaaaggtaaaatgccACAAAGTTCATGTAAGACCCCAACCATCTCCTTTACTTTAA
- the LOC127182280 gene encoding zinc finger protein 853-like isoform X22 — MQMLSCLVLTFLKMLKKKVKHQDLSRQPKVEKHQDLSHQPKVEKHQGLSHQPKVEKHQDLSRQPKVEKHQGLSRQPKVEKHQDLSRQPKVEKHQDLSHQPKVEKHQDLSRQPKVEKHQGLSRQPKVEKHQDLSQQPKVEKHQGLSRQPKVEKHQGLSPQPKVEKHQDLSRQPKVEKHQGLSRQQKVEKHQDLSPQPKVEKHQGLSRQPKVEKHQDLSRQPKVEKHQDLSPQPKVEKHQGLSRQPKVEKHQGLSPQPKVEKHQDLSPQPKVEKHQGLSRQPKVEKHQDLSRQPKVEKHQGLSRQPKVGKHQDLSRQPRVEKHQGLSQQPKVEKHQDLSRQPRVEKHLSQQLKVKKHQDLSRQPKVEKHQGLSQQPKVEKHQGLSRQPKVEKHQDLSRQPKVEKHQGLSQQPKVEKHQDLSRQPKVEKHQDLSRQPKVEKHQDLSRQPKVEKHLSQQLKVEKHQDLSRQPKVEKHQDLSRQPKVEKHLIQQPKVEKHQDLSRQPKVEKHQDLSHQPKVENHQGLSRQPKVEKHQDLSRQPKVEKHQGLSRQPKVEKHQGLSRQPKVEKHQDLSRQPKVEKHQGLSRQPKVEKHQGLSRPKVANII; from the exons ATGCAGATGTTGTCCTGCCTGGTTCTGACATTtctgaaaatgttgaaaaagaaGGTGAAGCATCAGGATCTCAGTCGTCAGCCGAAGGTGGAGAAGCATCAGGATCTCAGTCATCAGCCGAAGGTGGAGAAGCATCAGGGTCTCAGTCATCAGCCGAAGGTGGAGAAGCATCAGGATCTCAGTCGTCAGCCGAAGGTGGAGAAGCATCAGGGTCTCAGTCGTCAGCCGAAG GTGGAGAAGCATCAGGATCTCAGTCGTCAGCCGAAGGTGGAGAAGCATCAGGATCTCAGTCATCAGCCGAAGGTGGAGAAGCATCAGGATCTCAGTCGTCAGCCGAAGGTGGAGAAGCATCAGGGTCTCAGTCGTCAGCCGAAGGTGGAGAAGCATCAGGATCTCAGTCAGCAGCCGAAGGTGGAGAAGCATCAGGGTCTCAGTCGTCAGCCGAAGGTGGAGAAGCATCAGGGTCTCAGTCCTCAGCCGAAGGTGGAGAAGCATCAGGATCTCAGTCGTCAGCCGAAGGTGGAGAAGCATCAGGGTCTCAGTCGTCAGCAGAAGGTGGAGAAGCATCAGGATCTCAGTCCTCAGCCGAAGGTGGAGAAGCATCAGGGTCTCAGTCGTCAGCCGAAGGTGGAGAAGCATCAGGATCTCAGTCGTCAGCCGAAGGTGGAGAAGCATCAGGATCTCAGTCCTCAGCCGAAGGTGGAGAAGCATCAGGGTCTCAGTCGTCAGCCGAAGGTGGAGAAGCATCAGGGTCTCAGTCCTCAGCCGAAGGTGGAGAAGCATCAGGATCTCAGTCCTCAGCCGAAGGTGGAGAAGCATCAGGGTCTCAGTCGTCAGCCGAAGGTGGAGAAGCATCAGGATCTCAGTCGTCAGCCGAAGGTGGAGAAGCATCAGGGTCTCAGTCGTCAGCCGAAGGTGGGGAAACATCAGGATCTCAGTCGTCAGCCGAGGGTGGAGAAGCATCAGGGTCTCAGTCAGCAGCCGAAGGTGGAGAAACATCAGGATCTCAGTCGTCAGCCGAGGGTGGAGAAGCATCTCAGTCAGCAGCTGAAGGTGAAGAAACATCAGGATCTCAGTCGTCAACCGAAGGTGGAGAAGCATCAGGGTCTCAGTCAGCAGCCGAAGGTGGAGAAGCATCAGGGTCTCAGTCGTCAGCCGAAGGTGGAGAAGCATCAGGATCTCAGTCGTCAGCCGAAGGTGGAGAAGCATCAGGGTCTCAGTCAGCAGCCGAAGGTGGAGAAACATCAGGATCTCAGTCGTCAACCGAAGGTGGAGAAGCATCAGGATCTCAGTCGTCAGCCGAAGGTGGAGAAGCATCAGGATCTCAGTCGTCAGCCGAAGGTGGAGAAGCATCTCAGTCAGCAGCTGAAGGTGGAGAAACATCAGGATCTCAGTCGTCAGCCGAAG GTGGAGAAGCATCAGGATCTCAGTCGTCAGCCGAAGGTGGAGAAGCATCTCATTCAGCAGCCGAAGGTGGAGAAACATCAGGATCTCAGTCGTCAACCGAAGGTGGAGAAGCATCAGGATCTCAGTCATCAGCCGAAGGTGGAGAATCATCAGGGTCTCAGTCGTCAGCCGAAGGTGGAGAAGCATCAGGATCTCAGTCGTCAGCCGAAGGTGGAGAAACATCAGGGTCTCAGTCGGCAGCCGAAGGTGGAGAAACATCAGGGTCTCAGTCGTCAGCCGAAGGTGGAGAAGCATCAGGATCTCAGTCGTCAGCCGAAGGTGGAGAAACATCAGGGTCTCAGTCGGCAGCCGAAGGTGGAGAAACATCAGGGTCTCAGTCGGCCCAAGGTGGCAAACATCATataa
- the LOC127182280 gene encoding zinc finger protein 853-like isoform X50 — translation MQMLSCLVLTFLKMLKKKVKHQDLSRQPKVEKHQDLSHQPKVEKHQGLSHQPKVEKHQDLSRQPKVEKHQGLSRQPKVEKHQDLSQQPKVEKHQGLSRQPKVEKHQDLSQQPKVEKHQDLSRQPKVEKHQDLSHQPKVEKHQDLSRQPKVEKHQGLSRQPKVEKHQDLSQQPKVEKHQGLSRQPKVEKHQGLSPQPKVEKHQDLSRQPKVEKHQGLSRQQKVEKHQDLSPQPKVEKHQGLSRQPKVEKHQDLSRQPKVEKHQDLSPQPKVEKHQGLSRQPKVEKHQGLSPQPKVEKHQDLSRQPKVEKHQGLSQQPKVEKHQDLSRQPKVEKHQDLSRQPKVEKHQDLSRQPKVEKHLSQQLKVEKHQDLSRQPKVEKHQDLSRQPKVEKHLIQQPKVEKHQDLSRQPKVEKHQDLSHQPKVENHQGLSRQPKVEKHQDLSRQPKVEKHQGLSRQPKVEKHQGLSRQPKVEKHQDLSRQPKVEKHQGLSRQPKVEKHQGLSRPKVANII, via the exons ATGCAGATGTTGTCCTGCCTGGTTCTGACATTtctgaaaatgttgaaaaagaaGGTGAAGCATCAGGATCTCAGTCGTCAGCCGAAGGTGGAGAAGCATCAGGATCTCAGTCATCAGCCGAAGGTGGAGAAGCATCAGGGTCTCAGTCATCAGCCGAAGGTGGAGAAGCATCAGGATCTCAGTCGTCAGCCGAAGGTGGAGAAGCATCAGGGTCTCAGTCGTCAGCCGAAGGTGGAGAAGCATCAGGATCTCAGTCAGCAGCCGAAGGTGGAGAAGCATCAGGGTCTCAGTCGTCAGCCGAAGGTGGAGAAGCATCAGGATCTCAGTCAGCAGCCGAAGGTGGAGAAGCATCAGGATCTCAGTCGTCAGCCGAAGGTGGAGAAGCATCAGGATCTCAGTCATCAGCCGAAGGTGGAGAAGCATCAGGATCTCAGTCGTCAGCCGAAGGTGGAGAAGCATCAGGGTCTCAGTCGTCAGCCGAAGGTGGAGAAGCATCAGGATCTCAGTCAGCAGCCGAAGGTGGAGAAGCATCAGGGTCTCAGTCGTCAGCCGAAGGTGGAGAAGCATCAGGGTCTCAGTCCTCAGCCGAAGGTGGAGAAGCATCAGGATCTCAGTCGTCAGCCGAAGGTGGAGAAGCATCAGGGTCTCAGTCGTCAGCAGAAGGTGGAGAAGCATCAGGATCTCAGTCCTCAGCCGAAGGTGGAGAAGCATCAGGGTCTCAGTCGTCAGCCGAAGGTGGAGAAGCATCAGGATCTCAGTCGTCAGCCGAAGGTGGAGAAGCATCAGGATCTCAGTCCTCAGCCGAAGGTGGAGAAGCATCAGGGTCTCAGTCGTCAGCCGAAGGTGGAGAAGCATCAGGGTCTCAGTCCTCAGCCGAAG GTGGAGAAGCATCAGGATCTCAGTCGTCAGCCGAAGGTGGAGAAGCATCAGGGTCTCAGTCAGCAGCCGAAGGTGGAGAAACATCAGGATCTCAGTCGTCAACCGAAGGTGGAGAAGCATCAGGATCTCAGTCGTCAGCCGAAGGTGGAGAAGCATCAGGATCTCAGTCGTCAGCCGAAGGTGGAGAAGCATCTCAGTCAGCAGCTGAAGGTGGAGAAACATCAGGATCTCAGTCGTCAGCCGAAG GTGGAGAAGCATCAGGATCTCAGTCGTCAGCCGAAGGTGGAGAAGCATCTCATTCAGCAGCCGAAGGTGGAGAAACATCAGGATCTCAGTCGTCAACCGAAGGTGGAGAAGCATCAGGATCTCAGTCATCAGCCGAAGGTGGAGAATCATCAGGGTCTCAGTCGTCAGCCGAAGGTGGAGAAGCATCAGGATCTCAGTCGTCAGCCGAAGGTGGAGAAACATCAGGGTCTCAGTCGGCAGCCGAAGGTGGAGAAACATCAGGGTCTCAGTCGTCAGCCGAAGGTGGAGAAGCATCAGGATCTCAGTCGTCAGCCGAAGGTGGAGAAACATCAGGGTCTCAGTCGGCAGCCGAAGGTGGAGAAACATCAGGGTCTCAGTCGGCCCAAGGTGGCAAACATCATataa
- the LOC127182280 gene encoding chromodomain-helicase-DNA-binding protein 7-like isoform X17: MQMLSCLVLTFLKMLKKKVKHQDLSRQPKVEKHQDLSHQPKVEKHQGLSHQPKVEKHQDLSRQPKVEKHQGLSRQPKVEKHQDLSQQPKVEKHQGLSRQPKVEKHQDLSQQPKVEKHQDLSRQPKVEKHQDLSHQPKVEKHQDLSRQPKVEKHQGLSRQPKVEKHQDLSQQPKVEKHQGLSRQPKVEKHQGLSPQPKVEKHQDLSRQPKVEKHQGLSRQQKVEKHQDLSPQPKVEKHQGLSRQPKVEKHQDLSRQPKVEKHQDLSPQPKVEKHQGLSRQPKVEKHQGLSPQPKVEKHQDLSPQPKVEKHQGLSRQPKVEKHQDLSRQPKVEKHQGLSRQPKVGKHQDLSRQPRVEKHQGLSQQPKVEKHQDLSRQPRVEKHLSQQLKVKKHQDLSRQPKVEKHQDLSRQPKVEKHQGLSQQPKVEKHQDLSRQPKVEKHQDLSRQPKVEKHQDLSRQPKVEKHLSQQLKVEKHQDLSRQPKVEKHQDLSRQPKVEKHLIQQPKVEKHQDLSRQPKVEKHQDLSHQPKVENHQGLSRQPKVEKHQDLSRQPKVEKHQGLSRQPKVEKHQGLSRQPKVEKHQDLSRQPKVEKHQGLSRQPKVEKHQGLSRPKVANII; the protein is encoded by the exons ATGCAGATGTTGTCCTGCCTGGTTCTGACATTtctgaaaatgttgaaaaagaaGGTGAAGCATCAGGATCTCAGTCGTCAGCCGAAGGTGGAGAAGCATCAGGATCTCAGTCATCAGCCGAAGGTGGAGAAGCATCAGGGTCTCAGTCATCAGCCGAAGGTGGAGAAGCATCAGGATCTCAGTCGTCAGCCGAAGGTGGAGAAGCATCAGGGTCTCAGTCGTCAGCCGAAGGTGGAGAAGCATCAGGATCTCAGTCAGCAGCCGAAGGTGGAGAAGCATCAGGGTCTCAGTCGTCAGCCGAAGGTGGAGAAGCATCAGGATCTCAGTCAGCAGCCGAAGGTGGAGAAGCATCAGGATCTCAGTCGTCAGCCGAAGGTGGAGAAGCATCAGGATCTCAGTCATCAGCCGAAGGTGGAGAAGCATCAGGATCTCAGTCGTCAGCCGAAGGTGGAGAAGCATCAGGGTCTCAGTCGTCAGCCGAAGGTGGAGAAGCATCAGGATCTCAGTCAGCAGCCGAAGGTGGAGAAGCATCAGGGTCTCAGTCGTCAGCCGAAGGTGGAGAAGCATCAGGGTCTCAGTCCTCAGCCGAAGGTGGAGAAGCATCAGGATCTCAGTCGTCAGCCGAAGGTGGAGAAGCATCAGGGTCTCAGTCGTCAGCAGAAGGTGGAGAAGCATCAGGATCTCAGTCCTCAGCCGAAGGTGGAGAAGCATCAGGGTCTCAGTCGTCAGCCGAAGGTGGAGAAGCATCAGGATCTCAGTCGTCAGCCGAAGGTGGAGAAGCATCAGGATCTCAGTCCTCAGCCGAAGGTGGAGAAGCATCAGGGTCTCAGTCGTCAGCCGAAGGTGGAGAAGCATCAGGGTCTCAGTCCTCAGCCGAAGGTGGAGAAGCATCAGGATCTCAGTCCTCAGCCGAAGGTGGAGAAGCATCAGGGTCTCAGTCGTCAGCCGAAGGTGGAGAAGCATCAGGATCTCAGTCGTCAGCCGAAGGTGGAGAAGCATCAGGGTCTCAGTCGTCAGCCGAAGGTGGGGAAACATCAGGATCTCAGTCGTCAGCCGAGGGTGGAGAAGCATCAGGGTCTCAGTCAGCAGCCGAAGGTGGAGAAACATCAGGATCTCAGTCGTCAGCCGAGGGTGGAGAAGCATCTCAGTCAGCAGCTGAAGGTGAAGAAACATCAGGATCTCAGTCGTCAACCGAAG GTGGAGAAGCATCAGGATCTCAGTCGTCAGCCGAAGGTGGAGAAGCATCAGGGTCTCAGTCAGCAGCCGAAGGTGGAGAAACATCAGGATCTCAGTCGTCAACCGAAGGTGGAGAAGCATCAGGATCTCAGTCGTCAGCCGAAGGTGGAGAAGCATCAGGATCTCAGTCGTCAGCCGAAGGTGGAGAAGCATCTCAGTCAGCAGCTGAAGGTGGAGAAACATCAGGATCTCAGTCGTCAGCCGAAG GTGGAGAAGCATCAGGATCTCAGTCGTCAGCCGAAGGTGGAGAAGCATCTCATTCAGCAGCCGAAGGTGGAGAAACATCAGGATCTCAGTCGTCAACCGAAGGTGGAGAAGCATCAGGATCTCAGTCATCAGCCGAAGGTGGAGAATCATCAGGGTCTCAGTCGTCAGCCGAAGGTGGAGAAGCATCAGGATCTCAGTCGTCAGCCGAAGGTGGAGAAACATCAGGGTCTCAGTCGGCAGCCGAAGGTGGAGAAACATCAGGGTCTCAGTCGTCAGCCGAAGGTGGAGAAGCATCAGGATCTCAGTCGTCAGCCGAAGGTGGAGAAACATCAGGGTCTCAGTCGGCAGCCGAAGGTGGAGAAACATCAGGGTCTCAGTCGGCCCAAGGTGGCAAACATCATataa